In the Acomys russatus chromosome 11, mAcoRus1.1, whole genome shotgun sequence genome, one interval contains:
- the LOC127195054 gene encoding L-lactate dehydrogenase B chain-like, giving the protein MGNNENVQNAEQRQRETRLNLVQRNVNGFKFIIPQIIKYSPDCTIIVVSNPVDNSLTYISWNLSMLPKHRVIRSGCNLDSARFCCLMTKKDGIHPSSCHRCILGEHGDSSMTVWSGVNVAGVSLQELNPEMGTDSDSEKWKEVHKMVVDSAYEVIKLKGYTNWAIGLSVADRTESVLKNLSRIHPLSTTVKGMYSLEPRSLPWLQQMEWGPASLFYHRIWT; this is encoded by the exons ATGGGAAACAACGAGAATGTGCAAAATGCGGAGCAG agacagagagagacac GACTCAACCTGGTGCAGAGAAACGTCAATGGTTTCAAGTTCATCATCCCTCAGATCATAAAGTATAGCCCGGACTGCACCATCATTGTGGTTTCCAACCCAGTGGATAATAGCCTTACTTACATCTCCTGGAACCTGAGCATGCTACCTAAGCACCGTGTGATCCGGAGTGGATGCAATCTGGACTCTGCTCGCTTCTGCTGCCTCATGACCAAGAAAGATGGCATCCATCCCAGCAGCTGTCACAGATGCATTCTGGGTGAGCATGGCGACTCCAGCATGACTGTGTGGAGTGGGGTGAATGTGGCAGGAGTCTCCCtccaggaactgaatccagaaATGGGAACGGACAGTGACAGTGAGAAGTGGAAGGAAGTGCATAAGATGGTGGTGGACAGTGCCTATGAAGTCATCAAGCTAAAAGGCTACACCAACTGGGCCATTGGCTTAAGTGTGGCCGACCGCACTGAATCCGTGCTGAAAAACCTATCTCGGATTCACCCCTTGTCTACGACGGTGAAGGGAATGTACAGCCttgagccccgaagccttccctggcTCCAACAAATGGAGTGGGGACCAGCAAGCCTGTTCTACCACAGGATCTGGACTTGA